From Mytilus galloprovincialis chromosome 9, xbMytGall1.hap1.1, whole genome shotgun sequence, the proteins below share one genomic window:
- the LOC143045450 gene encoding uncharacterized protein LOC143045450 isoform X2, whose protein sequence is MNLKLRPILDCRMPTLATKTAFLLPALDDMSKLHRRSMAVQQLETNPPRSLAKLRHSISSEIKGLSKKLSRLERNYYGVGKSLQHEVEKSILRLKGVLRMLNISEFSSKASLEKAIKDGSDAEKYKGDPNNISLIKELYGKIQTFMPSKFTDLIETCTNIKTLLEKYCVSFYDPETDHYLETAAHYQQQIEIWIETISKSITNIKKLQKNYQDIMIHHTQFTPPVLAFCQKNECENVPVVLLFADGCTNIKAVMSVANNWIQADQNYPVFLRNDIDDLDRQREEKVRLLRDAKTKYHTLTYKLSQSEIEYDKALTEMETWKNKKESMKDEADNLRTLSIELQTELEFKEYRKKELRKRESEYSQETYIETYEMLTDEIHYAKEKMPPLKRQLAAVQYKLEWMTQKENLVKRMGKDIKDMKKELIDIRVDRERKEEEFEQLDKALDLARRIHRYKTSTDVTEKIFFSLPIGQKKGKDKLAKACETISEYIDQDWMLLYRQLPFYPKRGSHTIEKDISDINTDGARGPLENKAVAALNRWRRHHTRAKKADLVDALKKIRRHDVLSHIENSEME, encoded by the exons ATGAATCTGAAG CTTCGACCAATTTTGGATTGTCGGATGCCGACACTGGCGACAAAGACTGCCTTTCTATTACCGGCCCTCGATGACATGTCTAAGCTTCATAGAAGGTCTATGGCAGTACAACAGCTTGAGACAAATCCACCACGAAGTCTTGCAAAGCTACGACATTCAATATCTTCTGAAATAAAAGGACTTTCGAAAAAACTTTCACGTTTGGAGAGAAACTATTATGGTGTCGGTAAAAGCCTGCAACATGAAGTAGAAAAAAGTATACTTCGATTAAAAGGAGTTTTACGCATGTTAAACATCAGCGAATTTTCCTCAAAGGCGTCTCTAGAAAAAGCAATCAAAGATGGTTCTGATGCAGAAAAATATAAAGGCGATCCTAACAATATTTCTCTGATAAAAGAATTATATGGCAAAATACAAACCTTTATGCCAAGCAAATTTACTGACTTGATAGAAACGTGCACAAATATCAAAACACTGCTTGAAAAGTATTGTGTAAGTTTCTATGATCCAGAAACAGACCATTACTTGGAAACGGCAGCTCATTACCAACAACAGATTGAAATTTGGATTGAAACAATCAGTAAGAGTATTACAAACATTAAAAAGCTTCAGAAGAACTACCAGGATATCATGATTCACCATACTCAGTTCACTCCACCAGTTTTGGCATTTTGTCAAAAGAATGAGTGCGAAAATGTTCCAGTGGTTTTGCTCTTTGCAGACGGCTGTACAAATATAAAAGCTGTGATGTCTGTTGCCAATAATTGGATTCAGGCTGATCAGAACTATCCCGTATTTCTACGCAATGACATAGACGATTTAGATCGACAGCGAGAAGAAAAGGTTCGCTTACTAAGAGACGCGAAAACAAAATATCACACGCTGACTTATAAATTAAGCCAATCAGAAATAGAGTATGACAAAGCATTGACGGAAATGGAAACATGGAAAAACAAAAAAGAGTCGATGAAAGACGAAGCAGATAATCTTCGAACTCTCTCGATTGAACTTCAGACAGAACTTGAATTTAAAGAATATAGGAAGAAAGAATTAAGGAAACGAGAAAGTGAATATTCGCAGGAAACCTATATTGAAACATATGAAATGTTGACTGATGAAATTCATTATGCCAAGGAAAAAATGCCACCATTAAAAAGACAATTAGCGGCAGTTCAATATAAGCTTGAATGGATGACACAGAAAGAAAATCTGGTAAAAAGGATGGGTAAAGACATCAAAGATATGAAAAAGGAATTGATTGACATCAGAGTGGACAGAGAAAGGAAAGAGGAAGAATTTGAGCAGCTAGATAAGGCTCTAGATTTAGCCAGACGAATACATCGATACAAAACGAGCACTGACGtcactgaaaaaatatttttcagcCTTCCAATTGGACAAAAGAAAGGAAAAG ATAAACTCGCCAAGGCTTGTGAAACTATTAGTGAATACATAGATCAAGATTGGATGTTGCTTTATAGGCAATTACCATTTTATCCAAAACGAGGTTCTCATACTATAGAAAAAGACATTAGCGACATCAACACTGATGGTGCTCGTGGTCCTTTGGAGAACAAAGCAGTAGCAGCGCTAAATCGTTGGAGAAGACATCATACACGAGCCAAAAAGGCTGACTTAGTGGATGCGCTGAAAAAGATCCGTAGACATGATGTTTTAAGCCACATCGAAAATTCTGAGATGGAATAG
- the LOC143045450 gene encoding uncharacterized protein LOC143045450 isoform X1, giving the protein MKLKEVKDFSMALQNLDPTISGSLTDDEDGDKRNREHSNLEFRSARLRPILDCRMPTLATKTAFLLPALDDMSKLHRRSMAVQQLETNPPRSLAKLRHSISSEIKGLSKKLSRLERNYYGVGKSLQHEVEKSILRLKGVLRMLNISEFSSKASLEKAIKDGSDAEKYKGDPNNISLIKELYGKIQTFMPSKFTDLIETCTNIKTLLEKYCVSFYDPETDHYLETAAHYQQQIEIWIETISKSITNIKKLQKNYQDIMIHHTQFTPPVLAFCQKNECENVPVVLLFADGCTNIKAVMSVANNWIQADQNYPVFLRNDIDDLDRQREEKVRLLRDAKTKYHTLTYKLSQSEIEYDKALTEMETWKNKKESMKDEADNLRTLSIELQTELEFKEYRKKELRKRESEYSQETYIETYEMLTDEIHYAKEKMPPLKRQLAAVQYKLEWMTQKENLVKRMGKDIKDMKKELIDIRVDRERKEEEFEQLDKALDLARRIHRYKTSTDVTEKIFFSLPIGQKKGKDKLAKACETISEYIDQDWMLLYRQLPFYPKRGSHTIEKDISDINTDGARGPLENKAVAALNRWRRHHTRAKKADLVDALKKIRRHDVLSHIENSEME; this is encoded by the exons CTTCGACCAATTTTGGATTGTCGGATGCCGACACTGGCGACAAAGACTGCCTTTCTATTACCGGCCCTCGATGACATGTCTAAGCTTCATAGAAGGTCTATGGCAGTACAACAGCTTGAGACAAATCCACCACGAAGTCTTGCAAAGCTACGACATTCAATATCTTCTGAAATAAAAGGACTTTCGAAAAAACTTTCACGTTTGGAGAGAAACTATTATGGTGTCGGTAAAAGCCTGCAACATGAAGTAGAAAAAAGTATACTTCGATTAAAAGGAGTTTTACGCATGTTAAACATCAGCGAATTTTCCTCAAAGGCGTCTCTAGAAAAAGCAATCAAAGATGGTTCTGATGCAGAAAAATATAAAGGCGATCCTAACAATATTTCTCTGATAAAAGAATTATATGGCAAAATACAAACCTTTATGCCAAGCAAATTTACTGACTTGATAGAAACGTGCACAAATATCAAAACACTGCTTGAAAAGTATTGTGTAAGTTTCTATGATCCAGAAACAGACCATTACTTGGAAACGGCAGCTCATTACCAACAACAGATTGAAATTTGGATTGAAACAATCAGTAAGAGTATTACAAACATTAAAAAGCTTCAGAAGAACTACCAGGATATCATGATTCACCATACTCAGTTCACTCCACCAGTTTTGGCATTTTGTCAAAAGAATGAGTGCGAAAATGTTCCAGTGGTTTTGCTCTTTGCAGACGGCTGTACAAATATAAAAGCTGTGATGTCTGTTGCCAATAATTGGATTCAGGCTGATCAGAACTATCCCGTATTTCTACGCAATGACATAGACGATTTAGATCGACAGCGAGAAGAAAAGGTTCGCTTACTAAGAGACGCGAAAACAAAATATCACACGCTGACTTATAAATTAAGCCAATCAGAAATAGAGTATGACAAAGCATTGACGGAAATGGAAACATGGAAAAACAAAAAAGAGTCGATGAAAGACGAAGCAGATAATCTTCGAACTCTCTCGATTGAACTTCAGACAGAACTTGAATTTAAAGAATATAGGAAGAAAGAATTAAGGAAACGAGAAAGTGAATATTCGCAGGAAACCTATATTGAAACATATGAAATGTTGACTGATGAAATTCATTATGCCAAGGAAAAAATGCCACCATTAAAAAGACAATTAGCGGCAGTTCAATATAAGCTTGAATGGATGACACAGAAAGAAAATCTGGTAAAAAGGATGGGTAAAGACATCAAAGATATGAAAAAGGAATTGATTGACATCAGAGTGGACAGAGAAAGGAAAGAGGAAGAATTTGAGCAGCTAGATAAGGCTCTAGATTTAGCCAGACGAATACATCGATACAAAACGAGCACTGACGtcactgaaaaaatatttttcagcCTTCCAATTGGACAAAAGAAAGGAAAAG ATAAACTCGCCAAGGCTTGTGAAACTATTAGTGAATACATAGATCAAGATTGGATGTTGCTTTATAGGCAATTACCATTTTATCCAAAACGAGGTTCTCATACTATAGAAAAAGACATTAGCGACATCAACACTGATGGTGCTCGTGGTCCTTTGGAGAACAAAGCAGTAGCAGCGCTAAATCGTTGGAGAAGACATCATACACGAGCCAAAAAGGCTGACTTAGTGGATGCGCTGAAAAAGATCCGTAGACATGATGTTTTAAGCCACATCGAAAATTCTGAGATGGAATAG
- the LOC143045450 gene encoding uncharacterized protein LOC143045450 isoform X3 produces MPTLATKTAFLLPALDDMSKLHRRSMAVQQLETNPPRSLAKLRHSISSEIKGLSKKLSRLERNYYGVGKSLQHEVEKSILRLKGVLRMLNISEFSSKASLEKAIKDGSDAEKYKGDPNNISLIKELYGKIQTFMPSKFTDLIETCTNIKTLLEKYCVSFYDPETDHYLETAAHYQQQIEIWIETISKSITNIKKLQKNYQDIMIHHTQFTPPVLAFCQKNECENVPVVLLFADGCTNIKAVMSVANNWIQADQNYPVFLRNDIDDLDRQREEKVRLLRDAKTKYHTLTYKLSQSEIEYDKALTEMETWKNKKESMKDEADNLRTLSIELQTELEFKEYRKKELRKRESEYSQETYIETYEMLTDEIHYAKEKMPPLKRQLAAVQYKLEWMTQKENLVKRMGKDIKDMKKELIDIRVDRERKEEEFEQLDKALDLARRIHRYKTSTDVTEKIFFSLPIGQKKGKDKLAKACETISEYIDQDWMLLYRQLPFYPKRGSHTIEKDISDINTDGARGPLENKAVAALNRWRRHHTRAKKADLVDALKKIRRHDVLSHIENSEME; encoded by the exons ATGCCGACACTGGCGACAAAGACTGCCTTTCTATTACCGGCCCTCGATGACATGTCTAAGCTTCATAGAAGGTCTATGGCAGTACAACAGCTTGAGACAAATCCACCACGAAGTCTTGCAAAGCTACGACATTCAATATCTTCTGAAATAAAAGGACTTTCGAAAAAACTTTCACGTTTGGAGAGAAACTATTATGGTGTCGGTAAAAGCCTGCAACATGAAGTAGAAAAAAGTATACTTCGATTAAAAGGAGTTTTACGCATGTTAAACATCAGCGAATTTTCCTCAAAGGCGTCTCTAGAAAAAGCAATCAAAGATGGTTCTGATGCAGAAAAATATAAAGGCGATCCTAACAATATTTCTCTGATAAAAGAATTATATGGCAAAATACAAACCTTTATGCCAAGCAAATTTACTGACTTGATAGAAACGTGCACAAATATCAAAACACTGCTTGAAAAGTATTGTGTAAGTTTCTATGATCCAGAAACAGACCATTACTTGGAAACGGCAGCTCATTACCAACAACAGATTGAAATTTGGATTGAAACAATCAGTAAGAGTATTACAAACATTAAAAAGCTTCAGAAGAACTACCAGGATATCATGATTCACCATACTCAGTTCACTCCACCAGTTTTGGCATTTTGTCAAAAGAATGAGTGCGAAAATGTTCCAGTGGTTTTGCTCTTTGCAGACGGCTGTACAAATATAAAAGCTGTGATGTCTGTTGCCAATAATTGGATTCAGGCTGATCAGAACTATCCCGTATTTCTACGCAATGACATAGACGATTTAGATCGACAGCGAGAAGAAAAGGTTCGCTTACTAAGAGACGCGAAAACAAAATATCACACGCTGACTTATAAATTAAGCCAATCAGAAATAGAGTATGACAAAGCATTGACGGAAATGGAAACATGGAAAAACAAAAAAGAGTCGATGAAAGACGAAGCAGATAATCTTCGAACTCTCTCGATTGAACTTCAGACAGAACTTGAATTTAAAGAATATAGGAAGAAAGAATTAAGGAAACGAGAAAGTGAATATTCGCAGGAAACCTATATTGAAACATATGAAATGTTGACTGATGAAATTCATTATGCCAAGGAAAAAATGCCACCATTAAAAAGACAATTAGCGGCAGTTCAATATAAGCTTGAATGGATGACACAGAAAGAAAATCTGGTAAAAAGGATGGGTAAAGACATCAAAGATATGAAAAAGGAATTGATTGACATCAGAGTGGACAGAGAAAGGAAAGAGGAAGAATTTGAGCAGCTAGATAAGGCTCTAGATTTAGCCAGACGAATACATCGATACAAAACGAGCACTGACGtcactgaaaaaatatttttcagcCTTCCAATTGGACAAAAGAAAGGAAAAG ATAAACTCGCCAAGGCTTGTGAAACTATTAGTGAATACATAGATCAAGATTGGATGTTGCTTTATAGGCAATTACCATTTTATCCAAAACGAGGTTCTCATACTATAGAAAAAGACATTAGCGACATCAACACTGATGGTGCTCGTGGTCCTTTGGAGAACAAAGCAGTAGCAGCGCTAAATCGTTGGAGAAGACATCATACACGAGCCAAAAAGGCTGACTTAGTGGATGCGCTGAAAAAGATCCGTAGACATGATGTTTTAAGCCACATCGAAAATTCTGAGATGGAATAG